A region from the Ptychodera flava strain L36383 chromosome 10, AS_Pfla_20210202, whole genome shotgun sequence genome encodes:
- the LOC139141571 gene encoding transient receptor potential cation channel subfamily A member 1 homolog gives MLCKWLVYSLGLLGVLKEIFQASIRRRDYLSFENIMEWFIYLFSVLFVFDFTSEQRLTGLRYSWQWCFGAFAIFFAWMEMIIFIRKVAYVGTFVVMFTDMLKTFGRFSLILFLFLLAFSLSFYSLLMNQSTFSSFGYALMKTFVMLTGEFEYDDIFHGIGYLDKDEFDEESHDYFEEMVWYEGVTYIIFSIFIVIAAILIMNLLVSGSIHPIGLAVDDIKGVQEKAELKKHALQVSLSNMLYWK, from the exons ATGTTATGCAAGTGGCTTGTGTATTCTCTTGGCCTTCTTGGAGTTTTGAAGGAG attttccagGCAAGCATTAGGAGAAGAGACTATCTATCCTTTGAAAATATCATGGAATGGTTCATCTATCTGTTCAGTGTCCTCTTTGTATTCGATTTCACCTCGGAGCAACGCCTTACTGGACTTAGATAT TCATGGCAATGGTGCTTTGGTGCCTTCGCAATATTCTTTGCTTGGATGGAGATGATCATTTTTATCAGGAAAGTGGCATACGTTGGAACGTTTGTGGTAATGTTCACAG ATATGTTGAAGACGTTTGGACGTTTTTCTCTTATACTGTTTCTATTCCTGTTGGCGTTCAGTCTCAGCTTCTATTCACTACTAATGAATCAG TCTACGTTTAGCTCATTTGGATACGCCCTCATGAAAACCTTTGTAATGTTGACTGGAGAATTTGAATACGATGATATTTTTCACGGCATTGGTTATCTGGACAAAGATGAATTCGATGAGGAGTCACATGATTACTTTGAAGAGATGGTCTGGTATGAAGGCGTAACGTACATCATCTTTTCGATATTCATCGTAATAGCAGCGATATTAATTATGAATCTTCTGGTAAGCGGTTCAATTCACCCG ATTGGCCTTGCTGTAGATGATATCAAAGGCGTTCAAGAAAAGGCAGAGTTGAAGAAACATGCTTTACAAGTTAGTTTATCTAATATGTTGTATtggaagtag